One window from the genome of Yarrowia lipolytica chromosome 1B, complete sequence encodes:
- a CDS encoding uncharacterized protein (Compare to YALI0B16632g, no similarity) has protein sequence MVASPDMEFDPNDPAGMSPAAKTMTTPLRNKADILNSFNPFSGSLSRKKKTRRISKNSIRHLDSPHLDSEETLGSPVWDNTWDVPSLQQSSMGSPTRREHDIGHQDSMNDTSFSSEQNFSEIPKFAITRKPVGATAPAEEESRPTSLADSRYDEFSFTEENEHQNNNNNKHNEYGNYVADSNTNQQSLATTWEDEQTNHYEDNHEADPAQKISHSLGHAEQHRPMGNFRTSHLGSLDARMETHWETPGEDRDSALLEPPQMPEANVNSRGGSSYYADSPHLESPNVGSLHLDIPYLDEETKEDQDSNKMSTSSDHTASPGTAGTATAHSRQMSKNSDILNYYLDDELQVAEEEDAEEREAAKLAAEEDAARLKEARKSRGNIFEKLLDFSSFNGRSTMGQTTSTQGALPVPDLQVSNPGDPKSDDSGGAAFECTPVTYLSPGPESPSDSPNKKRFNIPSPLKMDGKPNARTSLATAFMPLTPSSIAPSIPWRSSSLPTPLEPLPEAMILSPARHGGSSHDASPRAHSVSGTSATSGGPTVSGTTTPGQYTISPPLAIDNEVASFQQPTEINYFTTPKVNFTSPAMSDLDAEIRYYLATRPASTARKLPKKKPAPHSSSPTSDSNQSTPKASGAATPRPAFAPPAMFQTEAHDFQHDNQLHPQLTQIRNLAQTQQVHAMHQLLPQYQGMAQVPSQASLQQHYPVQQQHHPGVPQTPKPMSILEQMAAQQQAARMTPMTQSNFYVSPIQPLSPVQRQMAQTPQMSLLEQLQAAGRQTPQVHYSPVLSPVQQHTPVGSMTPVQGQYTPQQVAQYQLMEQLSQLQQQQASQAQNTQHYQVSQAQAQAIAQQQAAAQYQAAAQYQAAAQYQYQQMAALEQQLVAQQQAQLQAQAQAQAQARAQAQAQAQAQTQAQYVAEQQAQQQAQQQAQQQLAAQQQAQQQALLQQHQNQQLSQLQQLSQLEQLHMQQQEQMAKMAASQLTPTSMSPSQMSVASFPDLGVPHPAMSRKASESSLNSASSSTENNSLNDLFNQITQQASNTSYSSAQQSLLGHRSTHSGVSGIFHPRQAKGRSPVEKTGFPIGHSPSTSVNSANNSF, from the coding sequence CATGGAGTTCGACCCCAACGACCCTGCTGGAATGTCGCCCGCCGCCAAAACCATGACCACGCCATTGCGAAACAAGGCGgacattctcaactccTTCAACCCGTTTTCCGGCTCTCTGTCtagaaagaagaagacccgGCGAATCAGCAAAAACTCCATTCGACACCTCGATAGTCCACACCTCGACAGCGAAGAAACTCTGGGCAGCCCTGTTTGGGATAACACCTGGGATGTGCCTTCTCTGCAGCAGAGCTCGATGGGCTCCCCCACCCGAAGAGAACACGATATCGGACATCAAGACAGTATGAACGACACCAGTTTCTCGTCCGAACAGAACTTCAGCGAAATCCCAAAGTTTGCCATCACTCGTAAACCTGTGGGAGCCacagcaccagcagaagaagaaagcAGACCGACGTCGCTCGCAGACTCCAGATACGATGAATTCTCATTCACTGAGGAGAATGAGCACcagaacaacaacaacaacaaacacaacGAGTACGGAAACTATGTGGCGGACTCTAATACCAACCAGCAGTCACTGGCAACAACGTGGGAAGACGAGCAGACCAATCACTACGAAGACAATCATGAAGCCGATCCCGCGCAGAAAATCAGCCACTCGCTGGGCCACGCAGAGCAACATAGACCCATGGGTAACTTCCGAACGAGCCACTTGGGCAGCCTAGACGCCCGAATGGAGACTCATTGGGAGACCCCCGGAGAAGACAGAGATAGCGCTCTTCTGGAGCCCCCTCAGATGCCTGAAGCTAATGTCAACTCTAGGGGAGGCTCTTCTTACTACGCAGATAGTCCTCATTTGGAATCGCCCAACGTTGGCTCTTTGCATTTGGATATCCCTTACTTAGACGAAGAAACTAAGGAAGACCAAGACAGCAACAAAATGTCGACTTCTTCAGACCACACTGCCAGCCCCGGCACTGCGGGTACAGCCACAGCCCATTCCAGACAAATGTCCAAAAACTCAGACATTCTGAACTACTATCTGGACGATGAACTGCAAgtggctgaggaggaggacgcTGAGGAACGAGAAGCTGCCAAGCTTGCCGCTGAAGAGGACGCTGCTcgtctcaaggaggctcgAAAGTCGAGAGGTAACATTTTCGAAAAACTGCTCGACTTCAGTTCTTTCAACGGTCGATCTACCATGGGTCAGACTACTTCCACACAGGGAGCGCTACCAGTGCCTGACCTGCAGGTTTCTAATCCCGGAGACCCTAAGTCGGATGATTCTGGAGGTGCTGCCTTTGAGTGCACTCCCGTGACCTACCTGAGTCCTGGACCTGAGTCGCCCTCCGATTCGCCTAACAAGAAAAGATTCAACATCCCATCTCCTTTGAAGATGGACGGCAAGCCTAATGCCCGCACGTCTCTGGCCACCGCATTCATGCCCTTgactccttcttccattGCGCCGTCTATCCCTTGGCGGTCGTCTTCTCTGCCCACTCCGCTGGAGCCTCTTCCTGAAGCCATGATTCTGAGTCCTGCTCGACACGGAGGCTCTTCACACGATGCCTCGCCTAGAGCTCATTCCGTTTCGGGCACGTCTGCCACGTCTGGTGGACCCACAGTTTCTGGAACAACCACCCCTGGCCAGTACACCATTTCGCCTCCCTTGGCTATCGACAATGAAGTGGCCTCTTTCCAGCAGCCCACGGAAATCAACTACTTCACAACCCCCAAGGTGAATTTCACTTCTCCTGCCATGAGCGATCTGGATGCCGAGATTCGGTACTATCTGGCCACTCGCCCTGCATCAACGGCTAGAAAActgcccaagaagaagcctgCTCCCCATTCGTCATCGCCTACTTCAGATAGTAATCAGTCCACGCCAAAGGCCTCTGGAGCTGCCACTCCTCGCCCCGCGtttgctcctccagcaatgTTCCAGACAGAGGCTCATGACTTCCAGCACGACAACCAGCTGCATCCTCAGCTGACGCAAATTCGAAACCTCGCACAGACCCAGCAGGTCCATGCCATGCATCAGCTGCTGCCCCAGTACCAGGGTATGGCTCAGGTCCCCAGCCAGGCTTCTCTGCAGCAGCATTATCCtgtgcagcagcaacatcatCCTGGTGTCCCTCAGACCCCGAAGCCCATGTCCATTCTTGAACAGATGGCTGCCCAGCAACAGGCTGCTCGAATGACCCCCATGACTCAGAGTAACTTCTACGTGAGCCCCATTCAGCCCTTATCTCCTGTTCAACGACAGATGGCCCAGACTCCTCAGAtgtctcttctggagcagctccaggCTGCCGGTCGACAGACCCCCCAAGTACACTACTCACCCGTTCTGTCTCCTGTTCAGCAGCACACTCCTGTTGGTAGCATGACTCCTGTTCAGGGCCAATACACTCCTCAACAGGTGGCTCAGTATCAGCTGATGGAGCAGCTCAGCCagcttcagcagcagcaggcttcTCAGGCCCAGAATACCCAGCACTACCAGGTATCCCAGGCTCAGGCGCAAGCTATTGCCCAGCAGCAAGCTGCCGCCCAGTATCAGGCCGCTGCCCAATATCAGGCTGCCGCCCAGTATCAGTATCAGCAGATGGCTGCTCTTGAACAGCAGCTCGTTGCTCAACAACAGGCCCAACttcaggctcaggctcaaGCGCAGGCCCAGGCCCGAGCACAGGCCCAGGCTCAGGCCCAGGCTCAGACCCAGGCTCAGTATGTTGCTGAGCAGcaggcccagcagcaggcccagcagcaggcccagcagcaactCGCAGCCCAACAGCaggctcagcagcaggccctgttgcagcagcaccagaaCCAACAGCTTTCGCAGTTGCAGCAGTTGTCACAactggagcagctccatatgcagcagcaggagcagatggCTAAGATGGCTGCCTCGCAACTCACCCCCACATCCATGTCGCCTTCTCAAATGTCGGTGGCTTCCTTCCCCGACCTGGGAGTTCCTCATCCGGCCATGTCCCGAAAGGCGTCGGAGTCCTCACTCAATTCCGCCTCTTCGTCAACTGAGAACAACTCGTTGAACGACCTGTTCAACCAGATCACTCAGCAGGCATCCAATACTTCTTATTCATCGGCCCAACAGAGTCTCCTGGGTCATCGATCCACCCATTCCGGTGTCTCTGGCATTTTCCACCCCCGTCAGGCCAAGGGAAGAAGCCCCGTTGAGAAGACCGGTTTCCCCATCGGACACTCTCCTAGCACTTCCGTCAACTCAGCTAATAATTCTTTTTAG
- a CDS encoding uncharacterized protein (Compare to YALI0B16654g, similar to Saccharomyces cerevisiae NSA1 (YGL111W); ancestral locus Anc_6.144, weakly similar to CA1770|IPF12457 Candida albicans unknown function), producing MKIFLAAEDTGAIKEVVFDEGMDTSVQDGPQPLITSFAALGKLKHIQKLALVTTSKGTKYIAAARKNGTIEVYPYLLTEESTPIFVYSAEGAEKCPWIGLTQYDDNTVVAGLEDGRLFFLDVSKVTIESDKPYDAPTASVKGPLACFALDRELYPGKIAVGGKERDLEVFGWAVKGDEVTVRSEFQARNVKSNEIDMRVPVWISGILFQASDKDGFRVITATRHGQIRVYETWHGKRPKWDFKVTKDPLRTLAPGMDASNVVSSDAHSSTFKFNFADNEKIVLKNKDNNQNKEHNRKSPCVVEKFPGSLGAVLHLVTTDNGLLATVGLDRYLRIFDLETTECTAKMFVGTQVSSLLFVDTERKTAQEKHVEETAEKEDDELWNDLDKVEKKSNKRRVAGNDEGKKKLKSA from the coding sequence ATGAAGATTTTTCTGGCCGCCGAAGATACTGGAGCAATCAAAGAAGTTGTTTTTGACGAGGGAATGGACACCTCGGTCCAGGACGGACCTCAGCCCCTCATCACATCCTTCGCTGCTCTTGGTAAACTGAAGCACATTCAAAAGCTGGCCCTGGTCACCACATCAAAGGGCACCAAATACATTGCTGCCGCGCGAAAGAACGGTACCATTGAAGTCTACCCATACCTTTTGACCGAGGAGTCGACTCCGATTTTCGTCTACTCTGCTGAGGGGGCAGAAAAATGTCCCTGGATTGGTCTTACCCAGTATGACGACAATACTGTGGTTGCcggtctggaagatggtCGACTCTTTTTCCTCGATGTTTCGAAGGTCACCATTGAGTCCGACAAGCCATACGACGCCCCCACTGCCTCTGTCAAGGGCCCCTTGGCATGCTTCGCTCTGGACAGGGAGCTGTATCCTGGCAAGATTGCCGTGGGTGGAAAGGAGCGAGatttggaggtgtttggaTGGGCTGTTAAAGGTGACGAAGTCACCGTGAGATCCGAGTTTCAGGCCCGAAATGTCAAGTCCAACGAAATCGATATGCGGGTGCCGGTGTGGATTTCTGGAATTCTTTTCCAGGCTTCTGACAAGGATGGATTCAGAGTCATCACTGCCACCAGACATGGACAGATCAGAGTGTATGAGACATGGCATGGAAAGCGACCGAAGTGGGACTTCAAGGTGACAAAGGATCCTCTGCGAACCTTGGCACCCGGTATGGATGCCTCCAACGTCGTCTCTTCAGATGCCCACTCCTCTACGTTCAAGTTCAACTTTGCAGACAATGAGAAGATTGTACTGAAAAACAAAGACAACAACCAGAACAAGGAACACAACAGAAAGTCTCCCTGTGTCGTCGAGAAGTTCCCCGGATCTCTCGGTGCCGTTTTGCATTTAGTTACCACCGACAATGGTTTGTTGGCTACCGTTGGTCTTGACCGATACCTTCGAATTTTTGATCTCGAGACCACCGAGTGCACTGCAAAGATGTTCGTGGGTACCCAAGTGTCCTCTCTGCTTTTCGTGGATACCGAGCGAAAGACAGCCCAGGAAAAGCATGTGGAGGAAACagctgagaaggaggatgacgagCTGTGGAACGATCTAGACAaggtcgagaagaagagcaacaAGAGAAGGGTCGCTGGCAACGAcgagggcaagaagaagctcaagtcGGCGTAG
- a CDS encoding uncharacterized protein (Compare to YALI0B16676g, no similarity) — protein MYTVPPQYHGYGDPNPSPHLANADQLMDNVFVGAPQPKGMQKVLKRVNKTVHKMGKRDPGSGTDDSDFEYQHVEDDHEVKRAERGKKTRAKSNSKKPASSLGIGDLLPTEENNASPEKSPNKKITKTKKKKSSSRKFQSDPLMYQHDSLAVDEEDPASRPPLPPPHNPYMLYPTHVPFGSHQTPYDYYFMQREMQRQNADYWRDFQLTQAHQQPQQQRRKKDNNFAYISPGDNAYYTSPEEHQRKQYEKMMGQQRQPGSWDGIIDPTQDQEFGFRSNYNPWFGAPMGHALGGVPMQHPEPPRNDPSERERGLEEETSTQVTVETGYTEITGSSGSGSGTGSSDSAGSEHRSATSQATKRNLFPNFGAFIPPPSHDEKVSRFSAKNIFGKRTVSGSRESLASRGDTESSVSRDSGSHDSGSRVSASSSRHPLPVPSSPGSYVSSTTSFSLNDDPIRPQSSVSQRGMMMPPMQRGNTPYNIGGEYAMPEIPLPPHTESTVSASEEHSRALYNVWTGLTSTVKDWVSSYDQNSNLKSEVVADNFFSQVYKNAFGQSVDVAGSYSDTSSSFVPQEIPLPEDPSDDEFDARSMMEEDTVVGEIPAGGAGAGPVIYEEDIENPNKKRLRKTMKFLLRKKDKNGMPVVVEAPDGGSIDEQGVPVGAVLKFRRSPLTKMKRSISGSSTRPESSGSTHASLIDLPPPGSAGSVSSVPPPPDSSKVQKFMFQLAVLAERLQPHLEQLGSLVRSHPVGATFMYPMDAAVAIHPKLKFVALGLEVVILLCVLYVVASVVSSILTVLRFLFAPLIWILGIGAKKKK, from the coding sequence ATGTACACAGTGCCACCACAATACCACGGGTATGGGGACCCAAACCCATCGCCACACCTAGCCAATGCCGACCAACTGATGGAcaatgtgtttgtgggtgCTCCTCAGCCGAAGGGTATGCAAAAGGTGCTCAAAAGGGTGAACAAGACTGTGCATAAGATGGGCAAGCGAGATCCAGGCTCAGGGACGGACGACTCGGACTTTGAGTATCAGCACGTGGAGGATGACCATGAGGTAAAGAGGGCCGAGCGAGGCAAAAAGACTAGGGCCAAAAGCAATTCCAAGAAACCGGCCTCTTCTCTGGGAATCGGGGATCTCTTACCTACTGAAGAAAACAACGCTTCCCCTGAAAAGTCGCCCAATAAGAAGATTACGAAgacgaaaaagaagaagagcagctCGCGCAAATTTCAGTCCGATCCTCTCATGTACCAACACGACTCGTTGGCTGTCGACGAAGAAGACCCAGCATCTCGACCACCCCTACCACCTCCCCACAATCCTTACATGCTGTATCCGACACATGTTCCTTTTGGTTCTCACCAAACCCCCTATGATTATTACTTCATGCAGCGTGAGATGCAACGACAGAATGCGGACTACTGGAGAGACTTCCAGTTAACCCAGGCTCATCAGCAACCCCAACAGCAGCGTAGAAAGAAGGACAATAACTTCGCCTACATTTCACCCGGAGACAATGCCTATTATACCAGTCCGGAAGAACACCAACGCAAGCAGTacgagaagatgatggGACAGCAACGCCAGCCGGGAAGCTGGGATGGAATAATAGACCCTACTCAGGACCAGGAGTTCGGGTTCCGGTCCAACTACAACCCGTGGTTTGGAGCACCCATGGGGCATGCTTTGGGGGGAGTGCCCATGCAACATCCAGAACCTCCTAGAAATGATCCTAGTGAACGAGAAAGAGGTTTAGAGGAAGAGACATCTACCCAGGTAACTGTTGAAACAGGCTACACAGAAATAACTGGCTCTAGTGGCTCTGGGTCGGGTACTGGCTCATCTGACTCGGCGGGGTCTGAACATCGTTCAGCTACTTCTCAGGCAACCAAAAGAAACTTGTTTCCCAACTTTGGAGCCTTCATTCCCCCGCCAAGTCATGATGAAAAGGTCTCTCGATTCTCAGCCAAGAACATCTTTGGTAAACGTACCGTCAGTGGGTCTCGAGAATCGTTGGCGTCAAGGGGAGATACCGAGTCGTCTGTGTCCCGTGACTCTGGTTCACACGACTCTGGTTCACGAGTGTCGGCCTCATCCTCCCGCCATCCACTCCCTgtcccttcttctccaggaaGTTATGTTTCGTCCACAACCTCCTTTTCTCTCAATGATGACCCGATCCGCCCTCAGAGCAGTGTTTCTCAACGAGGAATGATGATGCCCCCAATGCAACGAGGCAACACTCCTTACAATATTGGAGGTGAGTATGCCATGCCTGAAattcctcttcctcctcacaCTGAGTCTACAGTTTCAGCTTCCGAGGAGCATTCTCGGGCACTTTACAATGTTTGGACTGGTCTGACCTCCACTGTCAAGGATTGGGTCAGCTCTTATGATCAGAACAGCAACCTCAAATCTGAGGTTGTTGCTGACAACTTCTTTTCCCAAGTGTACAAGAATGCCTTTGGACAGTCAGTGGATGTTGCGGGTAGCTACTCTGATACATCATCCTCTTTCGTCCCGCAAGAGATTCCTCTGCCTGAAGATCCCTCAGACGACGAGTTTGATGCACGATCCATGATGGAGGAAGATACCGTAGTTGGCGAGATtccagcaggaggagccgGAGCCGGCCCTGTCATCTACGAGGAGGATATCGAAAATCCGAACAAGAAGCGGCTGAGGAAGACCATGAAGTTCTTGCTTCGAAAGAAAGACAAAAATGGCATGCCTGTTGTCGTTGAGGCACCCGATGGGGGCTCTATTGATGAGCAAGGTGTCCCCGTTGGTGCCGTTCTCAAGTTTCGACGGTCGCCTTTGACAAAGATGAAGCGTTCCATTAGTGGATCCAGCACTCGACCTGAGTCTAGTGGCTCGACACATGCTTCGTTGATCgatcttcctcctccaggcTCTGCAGGATCAGTCTCCTCTgttcctccacctccagatTCCTCCAAGGTGCAGAAATTCATGTTCCAACTAGCAGTCTTGGCCGAACGCCTGCAGCCCCATTTAGAGCAGTTGGGTTCTCTGGTTCGCTCGCACCCCGTAGGAGCTACGTTCATGTATCCTATGGATGCTGCAGTTGCTATTCATCCCAAGCTCAAGTTCGTGGCTCTTGGCCTGGAAGTCGTGATTTTGCTGTGCGTACTGTACGTTGTTGCCAGCGTAGTCTCGTCCATTCTGACCGTTTTGCGATTCCTTTTTGCACCTCTTATCTGGATACTCGGTATTGGcgccaaaaagaagaagtag
- a CDS encoding uncharacterized protein (Compare to YALI0B16698g, similar to uniprot|Q9HE24 Neurospora crassa Related to 26S proteasome-associated ubiquitin carboxyl-terminal hydrolase, similar to Saccharomyces cerevisiae YUH1 (YJR099W); ancestral locus Anc_7.470), translated as MHNLNHISIQHQTSHLNKLPTSRIYISMSSIGWNTIESDCGVFTTLVEELGVSGIEFFDVLSIDPDSLAQFNPLYGIIFLYKYRKSEYAVSREYSETEKNASGQFFFAHQKIQNACATQAILSVLCNLPEDIEIGPILSNFKEFSRDIDPETRGEILGMSDEIRQAHNSFSRPNPFESGDDDRETPDEENDGLYHFVAYVPINGQLWELDGLKQYPVNYGGCTNEEFPEKVSSVLMERVQKAPGGDLRFSVLAVSRDRREVLKENGGSTTELVVEDLKRKEWTRDNALRRETFVGLINELVKGVVGGMGDEQYKKALEQGREKTKEMYAKRA; from the coding sequence ATGCATAACCTCAATCATATCAGCATCCAACATCAGACTTCACACCTAAACAAATTACCCACATCTCGCATCTACATCAGTATGTCTTCAATCGGCTGGAACACCATCGAATCGGACTGTGGCGTTTTCACCactctggtggaggagctcggAGTCTCTGGAATCGAGTTCTTCGACGTTCTCTCTATCGATCCCGACTCTCTGGCTCAATTCAACCCTCTGTACGGTATCATATttctgtacaagtaccgaaAGAGCGAATACGCCGTCTCTCGAGAATACTCTGAGACTGAGAAGAACGCCAGCGGCCAATTTTTCTTTGCCCaccagaagatccagaatGCTTGCGCCACCCAGGCCATCCTCAGTGTACTGTGCAACTTGCCAGAGGACATTGAAATCGGACCAATCCTGTCAAATTTCAAGGAATTCTCGCGTGACATTGATCCCGAGACGAGGGGAGAGATTCTTGGAATGTCTGATGAAATCCGTCAGGCTCATAACTCGTTCAGCAGACCCAACCCCTTTGAGTCCGGCGACGATGACCGAGAAACCCCAGACGAGGAGAACGACGGTCTGTACCACTTTGTGGCCTATGTGCCAATCAACGGACAATTGTGGGAGCTTGATGGATTGAAACAGTACCCTGTCAACTACGGTGGCTGCACAAATGAAGAGTTCCCCGAAAAGGTCAGCAGTGTGCTAATGGAGCGTGTACAGAAGGCCCCCGGAGGGGACTTGCGGTTCTCCGTACTTGCTGTGTCTCGAGACAGACGGGAagtgctcaaggagaatGGCGGGTCCACTACCGAGCTTGTGGTAGAAGATCTTAAGCGAAAAGAATGGACTCGGGACAACGCTCTGCGACGAGAAACATTTGTGGGTCTTATCAACGAGTTGGTGAAGGGTGTTGTTGGCGGCATGGGCGATGAGCAGTACAAGAAGGCTCTTGAACAGGGTCGAGAGAAGACGAAGGAGATGTATGCCAAGCGGGCTTAG
- a CDS encoding uncharacterized protein (Compare to YALI0B16720g, similar to uniprot|P47140 Saccharomyces cerevisiae YJR100c weak similarity to BUD3P singleton, similar to Saccharomyces cerevisiae YJR100C; ancestral locus Anc_7.472): protein MFVRQLRPLSGLISSRQPVCTFLRPFSSSLRLQHPPRGDARRMRARFRPVDTQDPNVNPNVVQPAYYNQVPNPGGVLTGADAITRMLSEPILVVERRMEMMNLILGFEQANKYIIMDGNGNQLGFMEEEDFGFVKAIMRQVYRLHRPFKVNVYDNAGNHLLTISRKFSFINSKIKAILPASQGDGIIIGESQQQWHLWRRKYNLFQHHSNDEYDQFADIDAPFLSFAFPARDREGAIMGAVDRNWVGLGREFFTDTGIYVLRMDPSAFLAVPDVGKVVGPMTLDERAVLLATAVSIDFDYFSRHSRSSGGLFSMGGGDYFDDMS from the coding sequence ATGTTTGTGCGACAGTTACGGCCTTTGAGCGGCTTGATAAGCTCCCGGCAGCCAGTGTGTACTTTTCTACGGCCATTTTCGTCATCTTTACGACTCCAgcatcctcctcgaggCGATGCTCGTCGGATGAGAGCACGATTCAGACCTGTCGACACCCAGGATCCAAACGTGAACCCCAATGTGGTGCAGCCTGCATACTACAACCAGGTACCCAACCCTGGCGGAGTGCTTACTGGTGCTGATGCCATCACCAGAATGCTTTCTGAGCCGATTCTGGTGGTTGAACGTCgtatggagatgatgaacCTGATCCTAGGCTTTGAACAGGCCAACAAATACATCATCATGGATGGCAATGGAAACCAGCTTGGGTtcatggaggaggaggatttCGGCTTTGTCAAGGCTATCATGCGACAGGTGTACAGACTTCATCGACCCTTCAAGGTCAACGTCTACGATAACGCAGGCAACCATCTGCTGACCATTTCTCGAAAGTTTTCCTTTATTAACTCCAAGATCAAGGCTATTCTTCCCGCTAGCCAGGGCGACGGCATCATTATTGGAGAATCACAGCAACAATGGCACTTATGGAGACGAAAATACAACTTATTCCAGCATCACAGCAATGACGAGTACGACCAGTTTGCAGACATTGACGCTCCCTTCCTGAGTTTTGCGTTTCCTGCTCGTGACAGGGAAGGGGCTATCATGGGAGCTGTGGATCGAAACTGGGTGGGTCTGGGACGAGAGTTCTTCACAGATACCGGTATCTACGTACTGCGAATGGACCCTTCGGCCTTTTTGGCCGTTCCTGATGTCGGTAAGGTTGTGGGACCCATGACATTGGATGAGCGAGCTGTTCTATTGGCCACCGCCGTTAGTATTGATTTCGACTATTTCTCCAGACACAGTCGAAGCTCGGGAGGACTCTTTTCCATGGGAGGAGGGGACTACTTTGACGACATGTCCTAA
- a CDS encoding mitochondrial 37S ribosomal protein mS42 (Compare to YALI0B16742g, weakly similar to uniprot|P47141 Saccharomyces cerevisiae YJR101w RSM26 weak similarity to superoxide dismutases singleton, similar to Saccharomyces cerevisiae RSM26 (YJR101W); ancestral locus Anc_7.473) — MFRNVISRAKVTQIGSIRSIHTPAKLSRESKYAQNGLEGLYSKNGFNTAWTDYQRFLVSKLTDLTVDTPLQSRSPFDILRFTAADRDQAATFNFASQAFNNHFFFEALAEKPVAQTTAPTDYLRSRLEDKFESMERARENFLATADEMTGNGWVFLYEGGDKNMYISAHHNAGSPFSFQRFQHQEFNFPASEEVKRDQQNIEAAVRKGLKESILPLLAVNVWQQAYVDDYGVNGKYNYLENYWECINWDVVNARLFVGAQ, encoded by the coding sequence ATGTTTCGAAACGTGATTAGCCGAGCCAAAGTGACCCAGATCGGCTCGATCCGATCCATCCACACCCCCGCCAAGCTTTCACGAGAGTCCAAGTACGCCCAGAACGGCCTGGAGGGTCTGTACTCCAAAAACGGCTTCAACACCGCTTGGACCGACTACCAGCGGTTCCTGGTGTCCAAGCTCACTGACCTGACCGTCGACACTCCTCTGCAATCGCGATCCCCTTTTGATATTTTGCGATTCACTGCCGCCGACCGAGATCAGGCTGCTACATTCAACTTTGCCTCTCAAGCCTTCAACAACCACTTTTTCTTCGAGGCTCTGGCCGAGAAGCCCGTGGCCCAGACCACAGCGCCGACAGACTACCTGCGTTCTCGACTGGAGGACAAGTTCGAGTCCATGGAGCGAGCCCGAGAGAACTTTTTGGCTACCGCCGACGAGATGACCGGAAACGGATGGGTCTTCCTCTACGAGGGAGGAGACAAGAACATGTACATTTCGGCTCACCACAACGCAGGATCTCCCTTTTCGTTCCAGCGATTCCAGCATCAAGAATTCAACTTCCCCGCCTCCGAGGAGGTCAAGCGGGACCAGCAAAACATTGAGGCTGCTGTGCGAAAGGGCCTCAAGGAGTCCATCCTGCCTCTGCTGGCCGTCAATGTGTGGCAGCAAGCCTACGTGGACGACTACGGAGTCAACGGCAAGTACAATTACTTGGAGAACTATTGGGAGTGTATTAACTGGGATGTTGTCAACGCTAGACTGTTTGTTGGTGCCCAGTAA